The Blautia pseudococcoides genome segment GCTGCATACAAGGGAAGGGGAAGATGTGGCTGCGTCTGTTCTTACAGAAGACGGAAAACATATCTTCATGTTCCTGGAAGAAGGAAGGGAACCGACAGAGCATATTTTAAATGAGATGCTGGAACAGAAAGAGGAATTTGCAATTTATGCAGACAGGATTTATTTTGCGGTGCGTACGGCCGAATCCCTTAATGACTCTTTGATTTCCAGAGTACTTGAAATATTTCCTGCAATCCGTGTACTTTATGATGATTTCACACATAATGTAAACATGCTCGGAAGACGCCTTTACATAGACCATGAGAAACTGCCTATGATCTTTGTGACAGATGGCAGGCTAAACGGCATTTATGCAGCCAGCGGATATAATGTAGGCACCGGGGAGATGCTCCTTCGTATCATGCAGGATTTTGGGTCTGGAAGTACTGTATTGGACGTAGGATACCTGCAAGAACATCCTTCCCGCTGACAGGGGGATTTGGAACTTTCACCCGTTAAAACGTATATCAATTATTCATACATTTTACTATAATACTGTACATACCTTTAAATTTGAAATAGAAGAAAAACAGACATTCCAATGCGTGATGGAATGTCTGTTTTTTCCTGCCCGTTCAAGCCAAAGAAATTAACAACTCCCGCTTTCAAGCGCACAGTCATGCCCGCATGACGTCCGGTTAGAATCTCCCCCCTGCTCCCGCATAAAGAGCAAAAAACTTGACTTTTACAATAGCAGAGAATAAAATTATAAAAGAGAAATTATTGTCAAAAAAGCTGTTCGGCATGGCAGGGAATAAGGCGGGAAGAGATATGATTGAAATACTGGACGGACTGCATGAAACCATCAATTACGGCGATTCACTGGGTGTGCGGATGTACCATAATGTTGAGTATGAAGACTATCCGGAGCATTGGCATACGGGAATTGAGATCATTATGCCTTTGACTTTGGATTATACAATCATTGTCGGAGGAAAACGATATCATCTGGGCCGGGGGGATATTATCATCATAAACTCAGGGGTGCTTCACGCTCTGGAGGCGCCGCCTGCGGGGGAGAGGATCATTCTTCAGTTTGACTCACTCCTTCTCTACAATCTCAAAGGCATGGAGACTTTGCTGTCTTTGCTTCCGGAGATTATTATCTTTACAGAGAAGAGCGAACCAGAGCTTTACCCCTATGTATACCAGAGAATGAAGAAAATCATAAGAGAATATGATGAGAAGAAGACATTCTGTGAGATAGTCATTTATGCGGCGCTGCTTGAAATTTTTGTAAAATTAGGACGGGATTTTACAGACCGCGCCATGGAGAGTGGCGAGACCGCGGACCGGGCCAGGCAGAAGGAGTACCTGGAAACGATCATGCGGGCCTGTAACCATATTAATGCACATTACCAGGAGAACATAACACTGGAGGAAACAGCGGCTGTCTGCGGTTTTTCCAAGTTCCATTTTACCCGTATCTTTAAGCAGTATATGGATATGACTTTTTATGAGTATCTGAATGCCAAGAGAGTGAAATGTGCCGAGGGGCTGCTTTACTCTACACAGATGAGTGTCACCGATATAGCCTTGAACTCCGGTTTTTCTTCCCTGAGCGCATTTAACCGGACGTTCAAATCCGTCAATGACTGCTCGCCCA includes the following:
- a CDS encoding AraC family transcriptional regulator; translation: MTFTIAENKIIKEKLLSKKLFGMAGNKAGRDMIEILDGLHETINYGDSLGVRMYHNVEYEDYPEHWHTGIEIIMPLTLDYTIIVGGKRYHLGRGDIIIINSGVLHALEAPPAGERIILQFDSLLLYNLKGMETLLSLLPEIIIFTEKSEPELYPYVYQRMKKIIREYDEKKTFCEIVIYAALLEIFVKLGRDFTDRAMESGETADRARQKEYLETIMRACNHINAHYQENITLEETAAVCGFSKFHFTRIFKQYMDMTFYEYLNAKRVKCAEGLLYSTQMSVTDIALNSGFSSLSAFNRTFKSVNDCSPSEFRNKRVAELANCK